A window of the Nitrosopumilus ureiphilus genome harbors these coding sequences:
- the hsp14 gene encoding archaeal heat shock protein Hsp14: MGLVKSMANEMMKEIGNKSREFYEFVLPPVDMHLDDDKLTVVVDIPGFGKKDIKLSINKNILSIQACKEISEQGKHNIICNQRPNIIDKKIRLPIELKEGEESVNSAKYEQGVLTIIVPVEKHGKDIKIE; this comes from the coding sequence ATGGGATTAGTAAAATCTATGGCAAACGAAATGATGAAGGAAATTGGAAACAAATCAAGAGAATTTTATGAATTTGTTTTACCTCCTGTAGATATGCATCTTGATGATGACAAATTAACAGTAGTAGTAGATATTCCAGGATTCGGAAAAAAAGACATTAAATTATCTATAAATAAAAATATTCTATCAATTCAGGCATGTAAGGAAATTTCTGAGCAAGGCAAACACAACATAATTTGTAATCAAAGACCCAACATAATTGACAAAAAAATTAGATTGCCAATTGAATTAAAAGAAGGAGAAGAATCTGTTAATTCTGCAAAATATGAACAAGGAGTTTTGACAATTATTGTTCCTGTAGAAAAACATGGAAAAGATATCAAAATAGAATAG
- a CDS encoding HD domain-containing protein, with product MKKNYSDIIDPIHDFIRVYDHELSIIDNPIFQRLRRIRQLSGAHLTYPAAQHTRFEHSLGVMHIANQAGNALNEKGILKSDDIEILRLSGLLHDIGHGPFSHLFEEIIQKRKFSHEDFGRKIILKSEIGDILSKNGYDKKLVTTIAFGDSKFQYLNEIVSGTLSADMMDYLLRDGYFTGAEHAKIDHKRITQSLDVHKKKLALERSALYSFESMMHSRYQMFKAVYFHKTVRAAEVMLLEALRLSDDEFGFTTFNLNEFVKLTDEYVLSTLVSSKSTKLKRARQFAQDYQNRKLLKCVFERILTSQTNLKKPRTDELRAVISKKSKVDENEIFVDSSVTPSIPLAPSKNESKSIILISNENGKSSAKEMPISEIPVVSAISGFMNILRIYTHEKNRKKVEIAAKSIIGDLK from the coding sequence ATGAAAAAAAATTATTCAGACATAATTGATCCTATTCACGATTTTATTCGTGTCTACGATCATGAATTATCTATCATTGATAATCCAATTTTTCAAAGATTAAGACGAATAAGACAACTTTCAGGTGCTCATTTGACATATCCTGCAGCTCAGCACACAAGATTTGAGCACTCATTGGGAGTAATGCATATTGCAAATCAAGCAGGTAATGCATTAAATGAAAAAGGGATTTTGAAATCGGATGACATTGAAATTCTAAGATTATCTGGACTCTTGCATGATATAGGACATGGTCCCTTTTCTCATCTTTTTGAGGAAATAATTCAGAAAAGAAAGTTCTCACATGAAGATTTTGGTAGAAAAATTATTCTAAAATCTGAAATTGGCGATATATTATCAAAAAATGGTTATGACAAAAAACTTGTTACTACAATTGCATTTGGAGATTCTAAATTTCAATATCTAAATGAAATTGTTTCAGGTACACTTAGTGCAGACATGATGGATTATCTACTTAGAGATGGTTATTTTACGGGAGCTGAGCATGCAAAAATTGATCATAAAAGAATCACACAGTCCCTTGATGTACATAAGAAAAAATTAGCTTTAGAACGATCAGCATTGTATTCCTTTGAATCTATGATGCATTCGAGATATCAAATGTTCAAGGCTGTTTATTTTCATAAAACTGTAAGAGCAGCAGAAGTCATGTTACTTGAAGCACTGAGATTATCTGATGACGAATTTGGTTTTACAACTTTTAATCTAAATGAATTTGTCAAACTCACTGATGAATACGTTTTATCCACTCTAGTTTCATCAAAATCTACAAAGTTAAAACGTGCTAGACAATTTGCTCAAGACTACCAAAATAGAAAACTGCTAAAATGTGTGTTTGAGAGAATATTGACCAGTCAGACAAATCTGAAAAAACCAAGAACTGATGAACTTAGAGCAGTAATTTCTAAAAAATCCAAAGTGGACGAAAATGAAATCTTTGTGGATAGTTCAGTTACTCCATCAATTCCACTTGCACCATCCAAAAATGAATCTAAATCTATAATTTTGATTTCAAATGAGAATGGTAAATCATCTGCTAAAGAGATGCCGATTTCAGAAATTCCAGTTGTTTCTGCGATTTCTGGCTTTATGAATATTCTTAGAATTTATACTCACGAAAAGAACAGAAAGAAAGTTGAAATTGCCGCAAAATCAATTATTGGTGATCTAAAGTGA
- the pyrH gene encoding UMP kinase, whose amino-acid sequence MKKRIVIKLSGKIFGMDNAKVLKDYAEFLVKISKICQPIVIAGGGNIARHYISHARSSGADESTLDELGIEISRLNAKLLIYALKNKAYSHPPTTLQEVRHAVDDGLIVVTGGLHPGQSTNGTAALIAEKVQAEQFLNATDVDGVYDKDPNKFKNAKKFRRIELKNLKNMLVHEDSVAGGYDLMDIVALKIIERSKIKTRILKATPKNIESAIKGDNIGTEIILSSK is encoded by the coding sequence GTGAAAAAAAGAATTGTAATCAAATTATCTGGAAAGATTTTCGGTATGGATAATGCCAAAGTACTAAAAGACTATGCAGAGTTTCTAGTAAAAATTAGTAAGATTTGTCAGCCAATAGTTATTGCTGGAGGTGGAAATATTGCACGACACTATATTTCTCATGCTAGATCTTCAGGTGCAGATGAATCAACTCTTGATGAATTGGGAATTGAAATTTCAAGACTCAATGCAAAATTATTGATTTATGCTCTGAAAAATAAGGCATATTCTCATCCACCAACCACTTTACAAGAAGTTAGACATGCTGTAGATGATGGATTAATTGTAGTTACAGGAGGTTTGCATCCTGGTCAAAGCACTAATGGTACTGCTGCTTTAATTGCTGAAAAAGTACAGGCTGAACAATTTCTCAATGCAACTGATGTTGATGGTGTATATGATAAGGATCCAAATAAATTCAAAAATGCAAAAAAATTCAGACGAATCGAACTTAAGAATTTAAAAAATATGCTTGTTCATGAAGATTCCGTTGCCGGAGGATACGATTTGATGGATATTGTAGCTCTAAAAATTATAGAGCGTTCCAAAATTAAAACAAGAATTCTAAAGGCCACTCCAAAAAATATTGAAAGTGCCATTAAAGGTGATAATATAGGTACAGAAATCATTCTTAGTTCAAAATAA
- the tmk gene encoding dTMP kinase yields MIIVIEGGDQAGKLTQSILLEKALKKRKIKTKLFHFPDYKTPIGQEIRKYLDGKRKFPPQVIHCLLAANRWEKLNEILAAQEKNSILIMNRYYHSNLIYGIANGLKPKWLENLDAGLPKADLVILLDVTQKESFHRQKTHRDKFEKNEEFLKKISKIYRTTAKKKNWKIIDASKSKQEVHEKIMKTFSKKIGL; encoded by the coding sequence ATGATTATTGTAATAGAAGGTGGAGACCAAGCAGGAAAATTAACTCAATCTATACTATTAGAAAAAGCTCTAAAAAAAAGAAAGATCAAAACCAAACTATTTCATTTTCCTGATTATAAAACACCCATAGGACAAGAAATAAGAAAATATTTGGATGGAAAAAGAAAATTCCCTCCACAAGTAATTCATTGTCTTTTGGCTGCAAACAGATGGGAAAAACTCAATGAAATCTTGGCAGCGCAAGAAAAAAACTCTATTTTAATCATGAATCGATATTATCACTCTAATCTAATTTATGGAATAGCCAATGGTTTGAAGCCCAAATGGCTTGAAAATCTTGATGCTGGTCTACCAAAAGCTGATCTTGTAATTTTGCTTGATGTTACACAAAAAGAATCTTTTCACAGACAAAAAACTCACCGTGATAAATTTGAAAAAAATGAAGAATTCTTGAAAAAAATTTCTAAAATTTATCGAACTACTGCAAAGAAAAAAAATTGGAAAATAATTGATGCATCAAAATCTAAACAAGAAGTACATGAAAAAATCATGAAGACATTTTCAAAGAAAATAGGGCTATGA